GTAAACTATTTATCAAAACTATTCTTTTCGCTTTTGGTGTCTATTATTCTTTCAgccaaaattttcttttcttttttttcaattttgtttaaattttaatttttattcaatttaaatttaaatttaaatttaaattttattttaggtaaatcaaattcttaatttttaatataataacaatttatctttttatctCTAACTTAAAAGACCTTCCAATTTCATTGTTATTTAAAAAGGTGTGTCctctatattttcaaatttataaaaaaaaaattcaatttcttttttaatttttcaatttatttttaaggtttgttacttttgaaaatttatataaaaattgttgttttgaaaatttattagGGAAATATTATTGTACTTTTGAAACTATTTAAAGGGGTCATCCACCTGACAAATATCGGCGGGGCTTCGCCGGGAAAGCGTGATTACAGAAGTTGTATTTGTGATTTTCTACTGATTCAATTCATTTGTATCTCTCTAAGGTTGGTCTCTTTTGTGATTCTCTTTTCACTCTGATTCAATTCGTGCGTATCTCTGTAAGTTGGTCTCTTTTAGGGTAGAGGGGTTGCAAAACGAAGATGGTGTTTGGGCAAGTTGTAATCGGTCCGCCTGGTTCAGGAAAGACTACCTACTGTAATGGCATGTCTCAGTTTTTGCAACTAATCGGAAGGTACCAACTTTATTAGCGTAGTAATGCATTGATTGAACTTAGGGCATTGTATGGCATTTGAGTATTTTCTCTTTCAATTACGTTCTTGACTTCTTGCTTGCTTGCTTGTAGGAAGGTTGCTGTTATCAACTTGGATCCTGCTAATGACTCGTTACCGTATCCTCACTAATGGCTTTTCTTCCCAATCTGTTGTTCTCTGAGTCTAACCTTTTTAAGTGAAAGGTATCCTTGACGTAAATGTAGCTATGAATGTGCTGTAAACATTGAGGATCTGATCAAGTTAAGTGATGTGATGATGGAACATTCTCTTGGTCCAAATGGAGGTAGGTAGACAAAAATCTTTGTTcatctatttttattctaagaTTATTATGCCACATTCCCTAGAAGTCTAATTAATGGATGGTGAATAAAACATCTTGTGTAAAACTTGATAAGTTATGGATGAGAGATCATGATACGGACCATAGAAAATCTTGTCTTGTATGAAAAACCTTTGGtcattaatataaaaaaaagggGAAACAGTGTCCTTCTCTGACGTTGAAAATTTTTTGGCTGAGAGATTTCTGTAAAGTGTCGTAGACATAGTAGTAGGTGATTATATGATGAGCTATTGACCAACGTATTCCTATTTTTTATATAGTTGTTGGAATTacatatttatatgttttacaGGCTTGGTTTATTGCATGGATTATCTGGAGAAAAATATAGATTGGTTGCAAGCTAGATTGGCACCTCTTTTGAAAGGTTGGTATAGTGCATCAGTTTTTTTTCCTGACAACTGGGTTGATCAATCCATTTTCCACCTTCCTTAAAATCTTGTCAAAATATCAAGGAAATCTGTGTACATGACGTTATATACGAATTTTGATTATGCTTTTTGCATATGCGATTCTGTGATGTGTGTCATGAACATTAAGATTGAGGATTTATATGTTATTGAATTACCGATTATAGTTATCTTTAAgtgcaccttttttttttcatttgttttgcTCATAATAATTGTCTGCTGCTCATCAATGTAAGTGTATACATTTACAATGTGATTATTCAtttgattgtgaatttttaAAGTTTAGTACAGGTGATTTCTTGTTTAATTGGTCTTTTGTTTGTGTCTAgacttttccatttccattggTTTACTATATTAATTAGCATCTTGGCTCAGAATTTCGGATTCCACCtgataatattattaaatttttgcAGATCATTACCTCCTATTCGATTTTCCAGGACAAGTTGAATTATTTTCCCTACACTCTAATGCCAAGAATGTTATAATGAAACTCATTAAGAATTTGAATCTGAGGGTACAGGCTTCTGATCAAATATGtttctttgaacttttctttcatttttaggGTCCATTTAATAACATTGGGTTTCTACTTTTCTGTCATTAGAAAATGAGCTTATCTCTCTCGCTTAGAACATATTTAAAAtccttttaaattataaaaaccaAAAAAGTAGTTTTATTTCCCaagtaaaaacaaaacaaatatatttattgGTTAACAAGCCTAAACTATAAAAACAGAAAATCAGAAATGAATGGTTGTCAAATGGGCCCTAGTTTGTTGCAAAATGCTATAAAAAACATCTTAATAAGATTTTCCTTCTTCTACAGTTGACTGCAGTGCATTTAGTTGATGCTCATCTTTGCAGTGACCCTGGGAAGTATGTAAGTGCACTGCTACTCTCTTTATCAACCATGTTGCATCTGGAGCTCCCACACGTTAATGTCTTATCTAAGATTGATTTAATTGAGAACTATGGAAGACTAGGTATGTTTTATTGTATACGTTTGTGCCAGGTGAAGGCTGATCACATTGATAATTGTAATTGCTGCTTATTCCTTTTAATATTACAGCTTTTAACCTTGACTTCTATACGGATGTGCAAGACTTATCATATCTACAACATCATCTTGACCAAGATCCTCGCTCTGCCAAGTACAGGTTTGATGTTGATTGCCGCATTTTTATCCAAATTTTGGATCTTTTCACTTTACAATTGATGATTAATTGAAGTATAACTGTTATCTTAACTGCCAGTCTCATTGATCTTTTATCTAACTAGAGCACTGATCTAATTGTTTCCTCATTGTAGTCCCTGTCTTTCAAAATAATACTGATACGTTTATTATCGATCTATCCTCTAATCCTTTTCCTTCCAAAATAAAAGCTACCATTAATGACTGCAAATTCCATATTGTCTCAGCATAATATATTGTGATACAAATGTCTCCAATCTCTGGAAGATAGATTAGCTTGCAAAGCTTCACAAGTGCTTTTAAACTGTCAAACACAGGTCTTATTGATATTTTATATCATTCATGTTGAAAGTTAATGGGCGGTAACTTGTAACTTGTACAAACATTATAATTGTTGGAAATTAGGGGCTAGTGGAGTGTTTATAGCCCAAGAATATTTGTGTAATATATTGTACCCTAGTTTTATTTCCTCTTTTGTTAGGGCTTATTATAGCCTATATATATTCTCCCCTCTtgtattctttttattattagaaaataataagagcAGTTTTTTCTCATTGTACTAGGGTTTTTCATATATATCTTGTATTCTTCTTTTCAATAATATTAAAGTAGGTGGTGTGCagattttatattaatttgatCTATAGAATCAATGTACATCAATGGCTCTTTATTTCAGTGATCTTGTAAATCTAGTATCTCTATTCTTATATGAATTATTCTCTCTTTATTGCAGAAAACTCACTAAGGAGCTTTGTGGTGTAATCGAAGATTTTGGTTTAGTCAATTTTACGACCTTAGATATCCAGGCAAGCCATTCCATCCTTACTTTTAGCGTATCATTGGGTCTATCCTAGGGCTTACTGCTCAGATTCTTATTCACAGGATAAAGAGAGTGTAGGAAATCTTGTTAAGCTATTAGACAAGACCAATGGGTACATTTTTGCTGGTATGGAAGCAAGTGCAGTCGAGTTTAGCAAGATTGCAGTTGGTGCTACAGATTGGGACTATTACAGATATCCTTTTCTGCCtacaatttctttttatataattcgttttattttcaatttgttaaatcATCAATTAACCCAAAAGCTTGAGCCATTGAATTATGTTAACTTCAACAATTCTCTCACTTGTGGGTGTTGAAATTTGGTAGTAGACCTAAACCCAACaagtgaaaaaaatattaattaggAATGAAATGGTTTTACAAGGATTCTATTCGAACACGACCTCCTACTCTAACACACGATTGGTTGTGATCGTCTTATTTGCTCTTCACCTCTCTTGTTaatgttgattttgaaatttactTGAATAACCTGCCTGCCTGCCCACACTCTAAAATTTCACAATCTACTCACCGGTTGAGTTGGCTGGTAAAATAACATTTATTTTTTGATCTAAAAATCAGATCCAAGAGAATGTTTTCTTGCCAAGCTAGCCACATCATGAAGTAATGTAAAAGGAGATGTTCATTTCTGAAGGCCATTGCCATGGCCCATTAGCATTTTGGTGGTTTCTTTTCTTTGCTATATACCATAACTtggttatttttctaaagtaggTATAGGCTCAACTGCTCAAGGGTTGTTCTGTTTCTCTAAGTCATGCATCGTGAGTTGATTAAAGAAATGGTTGCTTAACTAAGTATCTCACAGTTGCAGAAGTGCAAGAGAAATACATGGATGATGAAACTCTCAACTTCAATGACTGATGACTAAGATTAAGATTTTCTGCTGAAGAAGTGCATGTATTGGTGAAACCAGTCACCCCCGCATTCACTTGCATTGATTGTGCACAAGTTCCCAGTGGTGGCCGTTGAACTGCAGCAATGTCTAGTGTCTAATCTCTTGTGCTGTGCAGCTGCTAATGTTCCTCTCAAGTTCTCAGCTATGGCGCCTGGATTGCCATGTAGACCGCTTGCTAAATGACAAACTGGTAAGGTGTTGAGAGAATTATAAATGTGCAAATACCCTGCAGATAGCTTTTAAAAGCATGTGATCCAGACTACTATATATTGTCACTTGTTGAGTATCTCTGTCTGTTATGCTCCATGGTGTGTGTCAGAGTTGAACAACTATTGCCTAATCCTTTGGCACCTATTTATGATTTTTCCTCTCTTTTACTTTGTGTTTTTTATTCAATTCATCAAACTCTCATACTTCAAAACAGTAGATGATTAATGCATTTGCCCTCCCTCTTATTTCATAGGTCAATTATGAATGTGTGTTTTTATTGCTCAGTTGGTGGGTTCATTGAGAAGTTTGTTTTTAATGGCGAATGGTCGTTATCTATTGGAATGTGGTGGTTATGCGTTTGCGTTCTTTATTTGTCAATGTCTTTACGTTCATAATCTTTTCAACACATGCATGTACTGCCTCTTCTTTCAGTCTCTCACCTGCCCCTTCGGCTCAATTAAGAATCTATCACCATCGTTttctatcttttattttatgGTATTTGTatcgtttcttcttcttctactccATTAATTTAGCTTTTCTTTTTAGAAAGTATTTCTTGGTTTATGCTAGTTCTACAATTAGAAATACTTAAAAGTTCCATTTGATAATGATttcgttgtttttttttttttttgaaattttttattgtttcctcttttttttctaacaatggttatcttttttttttcttcttcttctcttcaaataaacatttctttttcttattcaaaTAGTGTAAATTCTAAAAATCATATGGAATTTGGAATTTTAAAATCTAGAATTATGttaagaaatttaaaaatgttAACAAATATGATATTTCATGTCATTGAACTCAATCGGTTCTTTGTTTTTACTATAGAATATGCATCATATAATGCTTCATAAATTATATGATATTATAAAACAATATTTGGTGGGCAATGGAACTCAATTTTTGTAACCTATACCAAACACAATATATTTGAAAACGTGTCTGCTTTCAAATCTCTATTAATTAGGCATGTTTTTACTTGATTTTGAAATGCCAAACAAAAAcagttttaaaaatttgtttttatttttgaattttggtTAAGAAGGTAACTTTTCTACTTATGATTACTAAGACAATAAAAATGAGGTTTCTGAATTTGTTTAGCTTTAAAAACatttggaaaaacaaataataaaaaccAAAGAATAATTGAACTAAGTttttaaatgttttgttttattacaAAATTAATGCCATAATAAGCATGATTAGAACGGTTTGTCTAATTGACAATGTTTTTATAGAAATTTTAAAATCGACCAATAATTTTACGATTGAAATCAATTTGAATATTTACTAAATCGACAAACCTCGTCGATTGTAcgacttttatttttttctcccgATCATTAGATTCAACAAATGACATATTGAAAATggttgaatttttgtttttgtttttgttttgttattttattattattgttattattataataaactCTCTCTCCAAATTTCTGACGGCAAAAGGACTAACGTTACCATGGGGAATTCAGTACATTATTGATGAAATCAAAGTCTAATGGATTAACAATAATTTCCCAAAGAAAATtgtctttttcaaattcttttataATGAAATTCATTCCAAGATACCCAAAATTCgattttcaaatattcaaaaactaaattctttatattcttttaaaattgCACATAACTTTGTTAATCTATTATTAAATCTTAAAATAAGATTTCAAGTTATGCGTTGAACTTTAGTGctacatattttatttttctcatgACTTACGAATTATTATATGATCATATCATATGTTTTGCTTTGCTTTGCTTTGCTTGTTGACGAATTAAAACCTCCTCTCCAAGCTAACAATatcaatttatttaattaagcaAACATCATACCCATTCTCCCTTCTCCATCAAAGTCAAACAAATCAACACCTCACGAAGCTTCTACactatttgtatttattaaaaTCAAGATTTTAATTTGACCAAACATTTTAGCTTGGATCTGGTCTTCTCATCCCCTCTATAAATCTTGAATAAATTACTCAAAAAAGTTTCCCAATATAAACCCACAattttcttctccattt
This region of Cucumis melo cultivar AY chromosome 7, USDA_Cmelo_AY_1.0, whole genome shotgun sequence genomic DNA includes:
- the LOC103493606 gene encoding GPN-loop GTPase QQT1 isoform X1, translating into MVFGQVVIGPPGSGKTTYCNGMSQFLQLIGRKVAVINLDPANDSLPYECAVNIEDLIKLSDVMMEHSLGPNGGLVYCMDYLEKNIDWLQARLAPLLKDHYLLFDFPGQVELFSLHSNAKNVIMKLIKNLNLRLTAVHLVDAHLCSDPGKYVSALLLSLSTMLHLELPHVNVLSKIDLIENYGRLAFNLDFYTDVQDLSYLQHHLDQDPRSAKYRKLTKELCGVIEDFGLVNFTTLDIQDKESVGNLVKLLDKTNGYIFAGMEASAVEFSKIAVGATDWDYYRYPFLPTISFYIIRFIFNLLNHQLTQKLEPLNYVNFNNSLTCGC
- the LOC103493606 gene encoding GPN-loop GTPase QQT1 isoform X3, which codes for MMEHSLGPNGGLVYCMDYLEKNIDWLQARLAPLLKDHYLLFDFPGQVELFSLHSNAKNVIMKLIKNLNLRLTAVHLVDAHLCSDPGKYVSALLLSLSTMLHLELPHVNVLSKIDLIENYGRLAFNLDFYTDVQDLSYLQHHLDQDPRSAKYRKLTKELCGVIEDFGLVNFTTLDIQDKESVGNLVKLLDKTNGYIFAGMEASAVEFSKIAVGATDWDYYRYPFLPTISFYIIRFIFNLLNHQLTQKLEPLNYVNFNNSLTCGC
- the LOC103493606 gene encoding GPN-loop GTPase QQT1 isoform X2, with the protein product MVFGQVVIGPPGSGKTTYCNGMSQFLQLIGRKVAVINLDPANDSLPYECAVNIEDLIKLSDVMMEHSLGPNGGLVYCMDYLEKNIDWLQARLAPLLKDHYLLFDFPGQVELFSLHSNAKNVIMKLIKNLNLRLTAVHLVDAHLCSDPGKYVSALLLSLSTMLHLELPHVNVLSKIDLIENYGRLAFNLDFYTDVQDLSYLQHHLDQDPRSAKYRKLTKELCGVIEDFGLVNFTTLDIQDKESVGNLVKLLDKTNGYIFAGMEASAVEFSKIAVGATDWDYYRVAEVQEKYMDDETLNFND